The following proteins are encoded in a genomic region of candidate division WOR-3 bacterium:
- the amrS gene encoding AmmeMemoRadiSam system radical SAM enzyme translates to MKVEARYYEAFEGYVQCKLCPHQCKILPGKKGICRARINEDNKLWAIDYGETTSIALDPIEKKPLYHFYPGSQILSIACNSCNMRCPFCQNWEISQIDVNTQYLSPEMLVKIYKEHPSLGVSYTYTEPLMWFEYLLDAAKLIRDNGGKNVLVTNGMINEEPLRELLPLVDAMNIDLKTINPDIYKKKLGGDLDTVKRTIEISHQFCHIEITNLIVTGLNDKSEQIDALIDYVAGVNPEIPLHFSRYYPNYKYTKPPTPTDILFDAYEKARKKLKYVYLGNVPGEDGSNTYCPKCGALLIERMYFKALIKNLKGSNCAKCGEKINIIL, encoded by the coding sequence ATGAAAGTTGAAGCAAGATATTACGAGGCCTTTGAAGGTTATGTCCAGTGTAAACTCTGCCCCCACCAGTGTAAGATTTTGCCGGGTAAAAAAGGAATCTGTCGGGCACGAATTAACGAAGACAATAAATTATGGGCAATTGATTATGGAGAAACGACATCCATTGCATTAGACCCGATCGAAAAGAAACCATTGTATCATTTTTATCCCGGTTCCCAGATTCTTTCCATTGCCTGTAATAGTTGTAATATGAGGTGTCCGTTCTGCCAGAACTGGGAGATTTCTCAGATTGATGTAAATACTCAATACCTTTCACCGGAAATGCTGGTGAAGATTTATAAAGAGCACCCTTCTTTGGGTGTCTCATATACGTATACCGAACCCTTGATGTGGTTTGAGTATCTCCTTGATGCCGCAAAGTTGATAAGAGATAATGGTGGAAAAAATGTGCTGGTAACGAATGGTATGATAAATGAAGAACCCCTGCGAGAACTTCTGCCACTTGTTGATGCAATGAATATTGATTTAAAGACAATCAATCCTGATATTTATAAAAAGAAATTAGGCGGTGATTTAGATACAGTAAAAAGAACGATTGAGATATCGCACCAATTCTGTCATATTGAGATAACAAATCTCATTGTGACCGGTTTGAATGATAAATCGGAGCAGATTGATGCACTCATTGATTATGTTGCGGGCGTGAATCCCGAGATTCCCTTGCATTTCTCCCGCTATTATCCAAACTACAAATATACCAAACCACCAACGCCGACAGATATTCTCTTTGATGCCTATGAAAAGGCAAGGAAAAAATTAAAATATGTATATCTCGGAAATGTGCCGGGTGAGGATGGTTCCAATACCTATTGTCCAAAATGTGGCGCACTATTGATTGAAAGAATGTATTTCAAGGCATTGATCAAAAATTTAAAAGGTTCTAATTGTGCAAAATGCGGAGAGAAGATAAATATTATTTTATGA
- a CDS encoding F0F1 ATP synthase subunit epsilon: protein MKFRLEIVTPERLVYSEDIDVLTVPTIQGEISILAKHVPLVSIISPGEIKIKKDNETEFMAITGGFVQVLPHKVIILADAAERAEEIDLERAMKARERAQKLMEEKRGDKITHAEAMAAFQRALVRIKVGQRKRKK, encoded by the coding sequence ATGAAGTTTAGATTAGAGATTGTTACCCCTGAACGACTTGTCTATTCAGAAGATATTGATGTGCTCACCGTTCCAACAATTCAGGGTGAGATAAGTATCCTTGCAAAACATGTTCCCCTGGTTAGTATTATCAGCCCGGGTGAGATAAAGATAAAAAAGGACAATGAGACTGAATTTATGGCAATAACCGGTGGATTTGTCCAGGTTTTGCCCCACAAGGTGATTATCCTTGCTGATGCCGCGGAGCGCGCAGAAGAGATTGATCTTGAAAGGGCGATGAAAGCAAGGGAGAGGGCACAAAAATTAATGGAAGAAAAAAGAGGGGACAAAATTACCCATGCTGAGGCAATGGCGGCATTCCAGCGCGCCCTGGTGAGGATAAAGGTCGGGCAGAGGAAGAGAAAGAAGTAA
- the atpD gene encoding F0F1 ATP synthase subunit beta: protein MNKGRVLQVMGPVIDVEFTEKLPEIYGALKLSLKEGDLILEVQQHLGYNVVRTVAMGPTDGVARGMEVIDLGEPITVPVGPETLGRLFNVLGEPIDEKGPVEGKLRRPVHCKPPAFKEQSTKVEILETGIKVIDLIAPIMKGGKVGLFGGAGVGKTVVVMELIRNIAIEHGGVSVFAGIGERTREGNDLYTEMNRSGVINKTVLVFGQMNEPPGVRARVGLTALSMAEYFRDVEHKDVLLFIDNIYRFTMAGSEVSALLGRIPSAVGYQPTLATEMGELQERITSTKHGSITSVQAVYVPADDLTDPAPATTFGHLDSTIVLSRPIAELGIYPAVDPLDSTSTILDPRFVGEEHYNVARGVQKVLQRYKDLQDVIAILGFEELSEEDKLTVTRARKIQKFLSQPFFVAETFTGRPGQYVPLKETIKAFKAILEGACDELPEQNLYMCGGLSL from the coding sequence ATGAATAAAGGAAGAGTTTTACAGGTAATGGGACCTGTTATAGATGTTGAGTTTACTGAGAAATTACCAGAGATTTATGGCGCCCTGAAATTATCATTAAAAGAGGGCGACCTGATTCTTGAAGTTCAACAACACCTTGGATACAATGTTGTAAGAACGGTTGCAATGGGACCGACAGATGGAGTGGCACGTGGCATGGAGGTCATTGATTTAGGCGAACCAATCACTGTTCCAGTGGGACCGGAAACACTTGGCAGGTTGTTTAATGTCCTTGGTGAACCGATTGATGAAAAAGGTCCGGTTGAGGGCAAACTGCGCAGGCCGGTCCATTGCAAGCCACCTGCCTTTAAGGAACAGTCCACAAAAGTTGAGATTCTTGAAACAGGAATAAAGGTTATAGATTTGATCGCACCGATAATGAAGGGTGGAAAGGTTGGACTATTCGGTGGCGCAGGTGTTGGAAAGACTGTGGTCGTTATGGAATTGATCAGGAATATTGCGATTGAGCATGGAGGGGTGTCAGTATTTGCCGGAATTGGTGAAAGAACGCGTGAAGGAAATGATTTATATACAGAAATGAACCGCTCGGGCGTTATCAATAAAACCGTTCTGGTCTTCGGTCAGATGAATGAACCGCCCGGGGTAAGGGCAAGGGTTGGTTTGACTGCTTTATCAATGGCTGAGTATTTCAGGGATGTAGAACACAAAGATGTATTATTATTCATTGATAATATCTATCGTTTCACTATGGCGGGTTCAGAGGTTTCAGCACTCCTGGGCAGGATTCCATCCGCAGTCGGTTATCAACCAACACTCGCTACAGAAATGGGTGAATTACAGGAGCGTATTACTTCTACAAAGCATGGCTCAATCACATCAGTCCAGGCAGTATACGTCCCAGCAGATGACTTAACCGATCCGGCACCGGCAACGACATTCGGACATCTTGATTCTACAATTGTCTTATCAAGACCTATCGCAGAATTGGGCATCTATCCCGCAGTAGACCCGCTTGACTCAACATCTACAATCCTTGACCCGCGATTTGTTGGTGAAGAGCATTATAATGTAGCAAGAGGGGTGCAGAAGGTATTACAGAGATATAAAGACTTACAGGATGTGATTGCAATTCTTGGTTTTGAAGAACTATCTGAAGAAGATAAACTGACCGTGACCCGGGCAAGAAAGATTCAAAAGTTTTTGTCCCAGCCATTCTTTGTTGCCGAGACATTTACCGGCAGACCAGGACAATATGTACCATTAAAGGAAACGATAAAGGCATTCAAGGCGATTCTTGAAGGTGCGTGTGATGAACTACCCGAGCAGAATCTCTATATGTGTGGGGGCTTATCATTGTGA
- a CDS encoding endonuclease domain-containing protein, whose product MKFTPDKKSFVRRLRENMTDAERKLWYAIRKKQLGVKFRRQQLIGNYIVDFVCFEKKLVIEIDGGGHFESGTDKIRDKWFQGQGYRVLRFWNNEVLRNTNGVMQAIMRELSPSPLSPPIKGGELENYCD is encoded by the coding sequence ATGAAGTTCACTCCAGATAAGAAAAGTTTTGTGCGTCGGCTCAGAGAAAATATGACAGATGCAGAGAGGAAACTTTGGTATGCGATTAGAAAAAAACAACTGGGTGTAAAATTCAGGAGGCAACAATTAATAGGAAATTATATTGTTGATTTTGTGTGTTTTGAGAAAAAATTGGTTATTGAAATTGATGGCGGCGGGCATTTTGAAAGTGGAACAGATAAGATAAGGGATAAATGGTTTCAAGGACAAGGTTACAGGGTATTAAGGTTTTGGAACAATGAGGTATTGAGAAATACCAATGGGGTGATGCAAGCAATAATGAGAGAATTATCACCCTCCCCTTTGTCCCCTCCCATCAAGGGAGGGGAATTAGAAAATTATTGTGATTAG
- the atpA gene encoding F0F1 ATP synthase subunit alpha — MSQDIKTKLLKELKKDLFEFEKKIKVERVGTVIEIGDGVAHINGLQDCFASEMLEFPNGIYGVALNLLEDRIGAIVLGDYEKIKEGDVVKGTGRILEVGVGENLVGRVINPLCEPLDGKGPVKPTTYYPVEKIAPRVIQREGVNTPLQTGIKAIDSMIPIGRGQRELIIGDRQTGKTAIVIDTILNQKEENVICIYVSIGQKESKLARIVSELERYGAMDWTIVVGACSSDPASLWYIAPYAGCAMGEYFMDKGKDALVIYDDLSKHAWAYRQISLLLRRPPGREAYPGDIFYLHSRLLERAAKLNKEHGGGSLTALPIIETQAGDITSYIPTNVISITDGQIYLEPELFYQGIRPAINVGLSVSRVGSSAQIKAMKKVAGKLRLDLAQYREMAAFAEFASDLDEATRKQLTRGKVMTEILKQGQYVPMSVEKQVMIIYAGISGMLDDIPIDKIKKFEDEFLRYMDTSYPDIGRKIKETKDLDEETEKKLGQAIQEFKSLFLK; from the coding sequence ATGAGTCAGGATATAAAGACAAAATTATTAAAAGAATTAAAGAAAGATTTATTTGAATTTGAAAAGAAGATAAAGGTAGAAAGGGTGGGCACGGTCATTGAAATTGGAGATGGTGTTGCCCACATTAATGGACTTCAGGACTGTTTTGCCTCAGAGATGCTTGAATTTCCCAATGGTATATATGGTGTTGCACTGAATCTACTTGAAGACCGTATCGGTGCAATTGTTCTGGGTGATTATGAGAAAATTAAAGAAGGTGATGTAGTAAAAGGAACCGGTAGAATTCTTGAAGTCGGTGTTGGAGAAAACCTTGTCGGTCGTGTTATAAATCCACTCTGTGAACCACTTGATGGAAAAGGACCGGTGAAACCAACAACTTACTATCCTGTAGAAAAGATTGCTCCAAGGGTGATACAGCGTGAGGGTGTAAATACACCCCTGCAGACAGGTATCAAGGCAATTGATAGTATGATTCCGATTGGAAGGGGACAGCGGGAATTGATAATCGGTGACCGGCAGACGGGTAAGACTGCAATTGTGATTGATACGATACTCAATCAGAAAGAAGAAAATGTAATTTGTATATATGTATCAATCGGTCAAAAAGAATCTAAACTGGCAAGGATTGTTTCCGAACTGGAAAGATATGGGGCAATGGATTGGACAATTGTTGTTGGTGCCTGTTCTTCAGACCCGGCATCTCTCTGGTATATTGCACCTTATGCGGGTTGTGCGATGGGTGAATATTTTATGGACAAGGGAAAGGATGCCCTTGTCATATATGATGACCTTTCAAAACATGCCTGGGCATATCGTCAGATTTCTTTATTATTGAGAAGACCGCCAGGTAGAGAAGCATATCCTGGTGATATATTTTACCTGCATTCAAGACTTTTAGAGAGGGCAGCAAAATTGAATAAAGAACACGGTGGTGGTTCTCTCACTGCGTTACCCATAATTGAAACCCAGGCAGGTGATATAACTTCATACATTCCAACAAATGTTATCTCAATCACTGATGGTCAGATTTATCTTGAGCCAGAATTATTCTATCAGGGCATTAGACCGGCAATCAATGTTGGACTTTCTGTATCAAGGGTGGGTTCAAGTGCCCAGATAAAAGCAATGAAAAAGGTTGCGGGTAAATTGAGGCTTGACCTTGCCCAGTATCGCGAAATGGCTGCGTTTGCTGAGTTTGCAAGTGACCTTGATGAGGCAACCCGTAAACAATTGACCCGTGGTAAGGTAATGACTGAGATTTTGAAGCAGGGACAATATGTCCCAATGTCAGTTGAAAAACAGGTTATGATAATCTACGCTGGAATTTCCGGCATGCTTGATGATATTCCGATTGATAAGATAAAGAAATTTGAGGATGAATTTTTAAGATATATGGATACCTCTTATCCTGATATTGGCAGAAAGATAAAGGAAACCAAAGACCTTGATGAAGAGACCGAGAAAAAGCTTGGTCAGGCAATACAGGAATTTAAAAGTTTGTTTCTTAAGTGA
- a CDS encoding FAD:protein FMN transferase, with protein MRISKVISLILLTLIFCTRIEKEYHYQNVIVGGPCEIRFYCADKNNSQKVLNEIDKELKYLDSLLNYFSPKSLVSKINKEHRVHIPPDIKPIFLMADSISRLTDGLFDISIAPLLEIWGFYGKEKRIPNQKEIERAKRLVDYKKIRFIGDSIFIPDSMKIDLGGIAQGFAADRMVDILRKFNIKSAIVNIAGEVYAIGKSPKNRPWVVGIKHPRQEGVIEKVGLVDCALSTSGDYEKFFIVNGVRYAHIIDPKTGYPARDFASVTIFAENTTFADGIATAVSVMNAEKGKKFLDSMGIKGIIYYEKDNRLERLAIE; from the coding sequence ATGCGGATATCAAAAGTTATATCACTTATTCTTCTAACCCTGATTTTCTGCACCAGAATTGAAAAAGAATACCACTATCAGAATGTCATAGTCGGTGGTCCGTGTGAGATAAGATTTTACTGCGCAGATAAAAATAATTCCCAGAAGGTTTTGAATGAGATTGATAAAGAATTAAAATATCTTGATTCTCTATTGAATTATTTTTCACCAAAAAGTCTGGTAAGTAAAATAAATAAGGAACATCGTGTTCATATCCCACCCGATATTAAACCGATATTTTTAATGGCGGATTCGATTAGTCGGCTGACGGATGGTCTATTTGATATTTCAATTGCACCGCTCCTTGAGATATGGGGATTTTATGGTAAAGAAAAAAGAATCCCGAACCAGAAAGAAATTGAACGGGCAAAAAGATTGGTGGATTATAAAAAGATAAGATTCATTGGTGATTCCATTTTTATCCCTGATAGTATGAAGATTGACCTTGGCGGGATTGCCCAGGGTTTTGCCGCGGACCGAATGGTTGATATCTTAAGAAAATTTAATATCAAATCGGCGATTGTTAATATCGCCGGTGAGGTCTATGCGATTGGTAAATCACCCAAGAACAGACCCTGGGTCGTGGGAATAAAACATCCCCGGCAGGAAGGGGTGATTGAAAAAGTTGGACTGGTTGATTGCGCCTTGTCAACATCCGGTGATTATGAGAAATTCTTTATTGTCAATGGGGTCCGTTATGCCCATATCATAGACCCCAAGACGGGTTATCCAGCGCGGGATTTTGCTTCAGTCACCATATTTGCCGAAAATACAACCTTTGCGGATGGTATCGCCACCGCAGTATCAGTGATGAATGCAGAAAAGGGCAAAAAATTTCTTGACTCTATGGGGATTAAAGGTATAATATATTATGAAAAAGATAATCGACTGGAAAGGCTGGCAATCGAATGA
- a CDS encoding NosD domain-containing protein yields the protein GTENDWIVIQPYSSGVIINGVNYDNVIDIYNCHYVELRGIEITNSYAGSGIDGIKFRTTSDHILMENLHIHDLTGVGISANPAGQSFTYLTIRHCHIHDITDVGEGLYIGNHDGLSPVHHCLVELNWIHDCHPHKGIQFKRGTYLNIIQDNVVYNCDEAGIVLYKTDQSSASDNNIVRRNAIWNTTEGIFAVGQTNIDNNVIFSCDYGINVRNYSGWGMNDLYIRNNTIYHCNTTCLRLDDWNIATGEMVCINNACYQDTITASAIQAPDGIGPGYVAYNWHYGQSQVTGSTLGNHPSQEFINPVPTPGVINLYPKSSATLLNNGTQSYGAPEHDFNLLSRPYGSYWDVGAYEWRGLNNPGWQIQEGFKEILVGVSESRQIDGYLNFAIPTILRRGCRFENPSEVQWTIYNILGKRVEKELNNLPAGLYFYRIEKRQIVKCGKFIVIE from the coding sequence ATGGAACCGAAAATGACTGGATTGTGATACAACCTTATTCCAGCGGTGTGATTATCAATGGCGTCAACTATGATAATGTTATTGATATCTATAATTGTCATTATGTTGAACTTAGAGGAATTGAAATCACAAATTCTTATGCAGGTTCAGGGATTGATGGGATAAAATTCAGAACCACGAGCGACCATATTTTAATGGAAAACTTACATATCCATGATCTCACTGGTGTCGGGATAAGTGCCAATCCTGCAGGACAGTCTTTCACTTATCTCACAATCCGGCACTGCCATATCCACGATATAACTGATGTTGGTGAAGGTCTTTATATTGGAAATCATGATGGTCTATCCCCGGTCCATCATTGTCTTGTAGAACTGAATTGGATACACGATTGCCATCCCCATAAAGGGATACAATTCAAGCGGGGTACATATTTAAACATCATTCAGGATAATGTTGTTTACAATTGTGATGAGGCAGGGATTGTTTTGTATAAAACTGACCAGAGTTCAGCAAGTGATAACAATATTGTACGCAGAAATGCAATCTGGAATACAACGGAGGGAATCTTTGCCGTGGGTCAGACCAATATTGACAATAATGTCATATTCAGTTGTGATTATGGAATAAATGTTAGAAACTACAGCGGCTGGGGGATGAATGATTTATATATCCGTAATAATACAATATATCACTGCAATACAACCTGCCTCAGGCTTGATGACTGGAATATTGCGACCGGAGAAATGGTCTGCATCAATAATGCCTGTTATCAGGATACCATAACCGCGAGTGCGATACAGGCACCGGATGGAATAGGACCCGGTTATGTTGCATATAATTGGCATTATGGTCAATCCCAGGTCACAGGTTCAACATTGGGTAATCATCCGAGCCAGGAATTTATAAATCCAGTCCCAACACCGGGTGTTATCAATCTTTATCCAAAATCCAGTGCTACATTGCTCAATAACGGGACACAATCTTATGGCGCACCGGAGCATGATTTTAATCTTTTATCCAGGCCTTATGGAAGTTACTGGGATGTTGGTGCCTATGAATGGCGTGGATTAAATAATCCAGGCTGGCAGATTCAAGAAGGATTCAAAGAGATCCTTGTCGGGGTATCCGAGAGCAGGCAAATAGATGGCTACTTGAATTTCGCTATCCCGACAATTTTAAGGCGCGGATGCCGATTTGAGAACCCATCTGAGGTGCAATGGACTATTTATAACATCCTGGGGAAAAGGGTGGAAAAAGAATTGAATAATCTCCCAGCAGGATTATATTTTTATAGGATTGAAAAGAGGCAAATTGTAAAGTGTGGTAAGTTTATTGTTATTGAGTAA
- the atpG gene encoding ATP synthase F1 subunit gamma — protein sequence MASVRDIKRHIKSVGNIKKITKTMQMVAGAKMTKTLSTLLASRPYAQLAWNLLLNLAPKTERELHPLLQKRDIKNTLIVLITSDRGLCGAFNMNLIMETMKLIKDKETSYILAVGRKGRDFFIRRGYKVIAEFTGLGAPVPFISITPISQIIIDEFIKGNVDEVKLVYSDYVSNVVQRPTVLQLLPFQQEQPEEPFLAQFIYEPSPKEVIDTLLVRIIEYKIYAAVLESQASEFSARMMAMKNATENAENLIQSLTLSYNKARQEGITKELTELSTTKAVIESLGK from the coding sequence ATGGCTTCGGTCCGTGATATAAAAAGACACATTAAGTCCGTAGGCAATATAAAAAAGATCACAAAGACTATGCAGATGGTTGCCGGTGCAAAGATGACAAAGACATTGTCAACCCTTCTTGCCTCAAGACCCTATGCCCAGCTTGCCTGGAATCTTTTGTTAAATCTTGCACCAAAGACCGAGCGCGAACTCCATCCATTATTACAAAAAAGGGATATTAAAAATACCCTGATTGTCCTTATCACTTCAGACCGAGGGCTATGCGGTGCATTTAATATGAATCTAATCATGGAAACAATGAAATTAATTAAAGATAAAGAAACTTCTTATATCCTCGCGGTCGGCAGGAAAGGAAGGGATTTTTTTATCCGCCGTGGATATAAAGTCATTGCTGAATTCACGGGTCTTGGTGCACCGGTTCCATTCATCAGCATTACACCAATCTCTCAAATAATTATTGATGAATTTATAAAAGGCAATGTTGACGAAGTAAAACTTGTATACAGCGATTATGTATCAAATGTTGTCCAACGTCCTACAGTTTTACAATTATTGCCGTTTCAACAAGAACAACCAGAGGAGCCTTTTCTTGCCCAGTTCATTTATGAACCTTCTCCTAAGGAAGTTATTGATACCCTGCTTGTAAGGATAATTGAATACAAGATATATGCGGCAGTCCTTGAATCACAGGCATCGGAATTTTCCGCAAGAATGATGGCAATGAAAAATGCAACGGAGAATGCTGAAAATCTAATTCAAAGTCTTACCCTTTCTTATAATAAAGCCCGACAGGAAGGTATTACCAAAGAATTGACTGAACTTTCTACAACCAAGGCAGTTATTGAAAGTTTGGGGAAATAG
- a CDS encoding calcium-translocating P-type ATPase, PMCA-type codes for MEKEYWHTLSIDAIFESLKTSAEGLNSEEARSRLERFGPNEIKEAKKKTPFEMLLDQFKDFMILILIAAAIISGIVGEPIDTIAIIVIVILNGIIGFIQEYRAEKAIEALKKMAQANINVRRNNIVYTIPVSEVVPGDIVLLEAGNIVPADMRLIEVAQLKIDEAPLTGESIAVEKFTKELHDPTIPIGDRKNMAYKGTIVTYGRGAGVAVATGMETELGKIATMIQEEEGVKTPLQRRLTAFGKWLTVIFLVVCGIVFVFGILRGEPITLMFLTAVSLAVAAIPEALPAVVTIALALGAKKMVKENALMRKLSAVETLGSVTYICSDKTGTLTQNKMIVREIFINNKIIRDEEFTNYAEKNPEFFLALALSNDAQYDKDGKIIGDPTETALCVAAYESGYDKRELIKKHPRIAEIPFDSDRKCMTTIHKMDNGKIVSFTKGAIDSLLEKSIGCLINGEIKKDFEMLNKANLKMANDGLRVLAIAMREWKELPKNLHPAHIEDKLVILGLVGMIDPPRLEVKDAIQQCKTAGIIPVMITGDHPITARSIAYQLGIMGDDAQAVITGKELDALSLEEFEKKVEHIRVYARVAPEQKLKIVRALQDKGQYVAMTGDGVNDAPALKRADIGVAMGIMGTEVSKEASHMILLDDNFATIVKAVREGRRIFDNIRKFIKYLMTSNSGEIYTLFFPPFLGLPLPLLPIHLLWINLVTDGAPALALSVEPEEKYIMQRPPRAPQESLFAHGLGFHIIWVGLLMGIITIFTQYWAIHIGDAHWQTMVFTVLCFNQMAHVLAIRSERESLFTQGIFSNKPLLGAVLLTFLLQLCVIYIPFLQPIFKTQALSLSELLFCIALSSIVFFAVEIEKLIKRLRAK; via the coding sequence ATGGAAAAGGAATACTGGCATACATTATCCATAGATGCAATCTTTGAATCCCTCAAGACCAGTGCTGAAGGATTAAACTCAGAAGAAGCACGCTCGCGTCTTGAAAGATTCGGTCCGAATGAAATAAAAGAGGCAAAAAAGAAGACCCCTTTTGAGATGCTCCTTGATCAGTTCAAGGATTTTATGATTTTGATTCTTATTGCGGCAGCAATAATCTCAGGGATTGTTGGTGAACCGATAGATACGATTGCGATAATTGTTATTGTGATTCTCAATGGCATTATCGGATTTATCCAGGAATATCGTGCAGAAAAGGCGATTGAGGCACTGAAGAAAATGGCGCAGGCAAATATCAATGTCCGCAGAAATAATATTGTTTATACAATTCCAGTGTCTGAAGTTGTCCCCGGTGATATTGTCCTTCTTGAGGCGGGGAATATTGTTCCTGCAGATATGCGCTTGATTGAAGTTGCCCAGTTAAAGATTGATGAGGCACCGCTGACCGGTGAGTCTATTGCAGTGGAAAAATTCACAAAAGAACTCCATGACCCGACAATTCCAATTGGTGATAGAAAAAATATGGCATATAAGGGAACGATTGTTACATATGGCAGGGGCGCGGGTGTGGCTGTTGCAACCGGAATGGAGACAGAGCTCGGTAAGATTGCGACAATGATACAGGAAGAAGAAGGGGTAAAGACACCATTACAAAGAAGGCTCACTGCATTTGGTAAATGGCTAACGGTTATCTTTCTTGTCGTATGTGGGATTGTCTTTGTTTTTGGAATTCTCCGCGGGGAGCCAATAACTTTGATGTTTTTAACTGCAGTCAGTCTTGCTGTTGCAGCAATACCTGAGGCATTACCAGCAGTGGTTACGATCGCCCTTGCATTGGGCGCAAAGAAAATGGTAAAAGAGAATGCATTGATGCGCAAATTATCCGCAGTTGAGACACTCGGTTCAGTGACTTATATATGTTCTGATAAAACTGGAACCCTTACTCAAAACAAAATGATTGTGCGGGAGATTTTTATTAATAACAAAATTATAAGAGACGAAGAATTTACTAATTATGCAGAAAAAAATCCTGAATTCTTTCTTGCCCTTGCCTTGAGCAATGATGCACAATACGATAAAGACGGTAAGATAATTGGCGACCCAACCGAAACCGCACTTTGTGTCGCCGCCTATGAATCAGGATATGATAAACGTGAGTTGATAAAAAAACATCCAAGGATTGCTGAGATTCCTTTTGATTCAGATAGAAAATGTATGACCACAATCCATAAAATGGATAACGGCAAGATTGTATCATTTACCAAGGGTGCGATAGATTCGCTCCTCGAAAAGTCCATTGGATGTTTGATTAACGGTGAAATTAAAAAAGATTTTGAAATGCTTAATAAGGCAAATTTGAAGATGGCAAATGATGGATTGAGGGTGCTGGCGATTGCAATGAGGGAATGGAAAGAATTGCCGAAGAATCTACATCCGGCACATATTGAAGATAAATTAGTCATTCTGGGACTTGTGGGTATGATTGACCCGCCAAGATTAGAAGTTAAGGATGCAATCCAGCAGTGCAAGACTGCAGGTATAATTCCGGTGATGATCACAGGTGACCATCCAATTACTGCCCGCTCCATTGCATATCAACTCGGAATTATGGGTGATGATGCGCAGGCTGTGATCACAGGTAAAGAACTTGATGCATTGTCACTTGAAGAGTTTGAAAAGAAAGTAGAGCATATCAGGGTTTATGCCCGGGTTGCCCCGGAACAGAAATTAAAGATTGTCCGTGCATTGCAGGATAAAGGGCAGTATGTCGCGATGACCGGGGATGGTGTGAATGATGCGCCGGCATTAAAAAGGGCAGACATTGGTGTGGCAATGGGGATAATGGGGACCGAGGTATCAAAAGAGGCATCTCATATGATACTCCTTGATGATAACTTCGCAACGATAGTGAAGGCGGTAAGGGAAGGAAGGAGGATATTTGATAATATCCGCAAGTTTATAAAATATCTTATGACCAGCAATTCAGGAGAGATTTATACACTATTCTTTCCGCCTTTTTTAGGTCTCCCTTTGCCACTTTTACCAATTCATTTATTGTGGATAAATCTTGTTACTGATGGTGCGCCAGCACTTGCCTTGAGTGTAGAACCTGAAGAGAAATATATTATGCAAAGACCACCCAGGGCACCCCAGGAAAGTCTTTTTGCCCATGGACTTGGTTTTCATATAATATGGGTTGGTTTATTAATGGGTATAATTACTATTTTTACTCAATACTGGGCAATTCATATCGGCGATGCCCACTGGCAGACAATGGTATTCACAGTCTTATGTTTTAACCAGATGGCACATGTCTTGGCAATCCGTTCAGAAAGAGAATCCTTATTTACTCAGGGTATTTTTTCCAATAAACCTTTATTGGGTGCGGTCCTTTTGACATTTTTGCTACAATTGTGTGTTATATACATTCCGTTTTTACAACCCATATTTAAGACCCAGGCATTGAGTCTTTCTGAATTATTATTCTGCATTGCCCTTTCAAGTATCGTATTTTTTGCTGTGGAGATAGAAAAATTGATAAAACGGTTGCGGGCAAAATAA